From Micromonospora echinaurantiaca:
GTCGGCGGGCGGGCGCCGGCCCTCAGCCCAGGCGCAGGAAGACCGCGCCGCCGACGACCAGCACGATCACGCTGACGCCGAGCAGCGTGACGAAGGGGACGACCACCGAGGAGGTGCCGATCCCCGGTGCCTCGACCAGGACCCGGGACGGGCGGGACGGCTCGTGCACCACGGTGACCGGCCCGGGAGCCGCCGACAGCGGGGTCTGCCGCCAGCGTCCCGGCGTCGCGGTCACCTCCCGGCCGTCGGCCGTCCGGAAGCGCACCACCGGGTGGTACGTCCGGGGGCCGTAGCCGAACGTGACGGGTCGCAGTTCCACCACCTCACCCGGCACCCGGGCACCCCGGCGCAGCAGGTCGAGGTCCCGCCGGAACCGGACGACCGCGTAGCTCGCCCCGGACAGGCCGAGCACCGTCATGATCGCCAGCAGCAGGGTTGGCATCGGTCTCCCTTCGGCGCCGTCGGCCGGGCCGCCGTCAGTCCACCCAGTTCAACGTGCGTTCGACCGCCTTGCGCCAGTTGCGCAGCTCC
This genomic window contains:
- a CDS encoding DUF3592 domain-containing protein, translated to MPTLLLAIMTVLGLSGASYAVVRFRRDLDLLRRGARVPGEVVELRPVTFGYGPRTYHPVVRFRTADGREVTATPGRWRQTPLSAAPGPVTVVHEPSRPSRVLVEAPGIGTSSVVVPFVTLLGVSVIVLVVGGAVFLRLG